From Mytilus galloprovincialis chromosome 9, xbMytGall1.hap1.1, whole genome shotgun sequence, the proteins below share one genomic window:
- the LOC143047080 gene encoding carboxylesterase 5A-like, translating to MVLFWLSISLLTVFSSAYDTVTVRTNLGEVLGLRRTVLGKDLYEFRKIPYARPPVGNLRFEKPQPYGSWESILDARMFGPSCFQNKDYFGKRLMNKNISEDCLFLNIYVPSNVSTDNQKSVIVWIHGGSYASGKGSIYDGARLAVTGDVIIVTINYRLNIFGFLSLDDLPGNYGLWDQIMAIQWVKDNIPSFGGNSKSITISGESAGGFSVALLSIAPINKGLFQRAIMQSGTALSTYAVGKFTKLASFEAASYVNCTDNHDDVLAQCLKEVPAHALYTAFRRRQRRTYLQIAFAPVVDGELLLDEPLNLMTNYSSDASMFFRSLDVLIGTVSGESSLLILILKRLETRLGFNLTDGIPKQILTNNIAPEISKIFFNSSLHVSAAISRRYSQSRDYMEQTNEILNVYSDFSFDVLSLQSLQLHSPDGQDHGSQFHYFFSRESPYPLFGELPAWFNRSEHGAEVIFMFTNKLTNITEENKPLSEILMKYWTNFAKSGNVNGPDLPHWKEFDKEKGHFINLDTNITSGQHLHGNRMNFWLDDIPILLQDGTSAALNIDYKYSVFINLFYVMFTFMG from the exons ATGGTTCTGTTTTGGCTTTCGATCTCATTGCTGACAGTTTTCTCCAGTGCTTATGATACAGTCACAGTTAGAACAAATCTAGGCGAAGTGCTAGGTCTGCGAAGAACGGTTCTTGGAAAAGATCTGTATGAATTTAGAAAAATTCCATATGCAAGACCTCCCGTCGGAAATTTACGCTTTGAGAAGCCACAACCCTACGGGTCATGGGAAAGTATTTTAGACGCAAGGATGTTCGGTCCCTCTTGTTTCCAAAATAAAGATTATTTTGGAAAAAGACTTATGAATAAAAACATATCTGAAGACTGTTTATTTCTTAACATATACGTTCCTTCCAATGTTTCAACTGATAACCAAAAATCTGTTATAGTATGGATTCACGGAGGAAGTTACGCCTCAGGCAAAGGATCGATATATGATGGAGCTAGGTTGGCAGTAACAGGAGATGTGATTATCGTTACTATTAATTATAGACTTAATATATTTGGATTTCTGAGCTTGGATGACTTACCGGGAAATTATGGTTTATGGGATCAGATTATGGCTATACAATGGGTCAAGGACAATATACCATCATTCGGAGGTAACAGTAAATCTATAACTATTTCCGGTGAATCGGCTGGAGGTTTTAGTGTCGCTTTGTTGTCCATTGCTCCTATAAATAAAGGCTTGTTTCAGAGAGCAATAATGCAGAGCGGCACAGCCCTCTCTACGTATGCAGTAGGCAAGTTTACAAAATTAGCTTCATTTGAAGCAGCATCATATGTAAACTGTACTGACAATCACGACGATGTTCTAGCGCAATGTTTGAAAGAAGTACCTGCGCATGCTCTGTACACAGCTTTCCGTCGCCGTCAACGTAGAACATATTTACAGATTGCTTTTGCTCCTGTTGTTGATGGTGAGCTGCTGTTAGATGAACCACTGAATCTGATGACCAATTACAGTTCAGACGCGTCGATGTTTTTCCGGTCTTTAGATGTTCTGATAGGAACCGTGTCTGGTGAGTCATCGTTGTTGATTTTAATACTAAAACGTTTGGAAACAAGATTAGGATTTAATCTCACTGATGGAATTCCAAAACAGATTTTGACAAATAATATTGCGCctgaaatttctaaaattttcttCAACAGTAGTTTACATGTTTCCGCCGCCATAAGTAGACGATACAGTCAGTCACGTGACTACATGGAGCAAACTAATGAAATTCTAAATGTATACTCCGATTTTAGTTTTGATGTACTATCTCTTCAGTCACTACAGTTACACTCACCAGACGGACAAGACCATGGTAGtcagtttcattattttttttcaagagaaTCACCCTATCCGTTATTTGGAGAATTGCCAGCATGGTTTAATAGGTCAGAGCATGGAGCTGAAGTTATATTCATGTTTACTAATAAATTAACCAACATAACAGAGGAAAATAAACCTTTGTCAGAGATATTAATGAAGTACTGGACTAATTTTGCAAAATCTGG AAATGTTAATGGTCCAGATTTACCACATTGGAAGGAATTTGACAAAGAAAAGGGACATTTTATCAATTTAGACACGAACATTACATCAGGTCAACATCTCCATGGCAACAGGATGAACTTCTGGTTGGACGACATTCCTATCCTTCTCCAAGACGGAACATCTGCAGCattaaacattgactataaataTTCAGTATTCATTAACCTGTTCTATGTCATGTTCACTTTCATGGGATga